The Bacillus sp. NEB1478 genome contains the following window.
AAATTATTATTTATTGATGGCATATAGCAGACCTACTTTAAAGGTGATGGATCGAATCTTACTTAACACAAAAGAAAATAGTGACCGCAAAACCGTTGACCTCTATTCTAAAGCTCTGCATAAAGTTTTTAACCGTGCTGCACGGAATGATTCGAACCGGAATGTGGCAAAAGAAATATTAAAAAGATTTGAGTCGAGGCTGTCTCCAAATGAAGTTCAATTTTTTCAGGATTTATTGCAAAAATACAGTGAAAAAAAAGAACCATTCTCAAGTATTACTACTCTTTTAAAGTCCCACGCCATTCGTTTTGAAGACGAGCAGCTGTTGCAGCAAACCTTTTTTCAGCCTTATCCAGAAGTTCTCTTGGAAATTTCGGATTCAGGTAAGGGAAGAGATTATTAATCATAGCTTTCTTCCATTGTGTGATGCTGTACAATAAGAGTAATTCCGCACAAAAGGGAGAGAGTTTTTCATGTTCCTAACAAAAGGAGAAACCTTATTTCGTCAAGGAGAAGAAGGGCCTTTATTCAGACTGGAAAAGGGATTATTAAAAATCATACGCATTCATGAAGATGGAAGCCAGGTGCTCTTAAATTTAATTGTACCAGGTGAAGTCATACCGCATCATTCGTTAACGAGCCCAAAAGAGTACAATGGATCGGCAATAGCTTTGCTCCCGTCAGAAGTTGAAAAAATAGAACCGGATCACTGGTATAAGTCACTGGATGAGGATCCAAAAATGTATAAGGAAGTTGCACACCTTCTAGAGAACAAACTGCGAATGATGCAGCAAAGAATCAATCAAATGTCTACACTGACACCTGAGGGTAAAGTGCTAAAACTTCAAAAATGGTTTTCGAGCTATTTTCCGGATGTTTCTGTTGAAAAGGTGCTGACCCAAGAAGAAATTGGCCAGTTTGTAGGATTGAGACGAGAGACTGTAAATCGGGTACTTAAAAAGATGAATTAGATTGTCAAAGAATTTACATACATGTGAACGCAAGATTTTCGCAACTTTTACAAATGATAATATCAAACCTAAAAGGAGTGAAAGTTATGAAAAAGTTAATCGTATTAGCAATAGCATTCGCAATGGTTACAGGAGGTACTGTCATCGTTTCAGCACAGACAGAACAGAATGTGAAGATAGCTGCTGAGAAAAAAGAAATGAAATTCAAAACAATAGAAAATTTTCAAGAGAATATTCATAAAGCAAACCAGCTTAAAATCGAGCAGCTTGAACTAAAAAAACAGATTGTTCAAAAGAAGGACAAGTTATTTGATCTTCATATGAAGGAAAATAAAAGCGGTGCTTTAAACAAAAAGAATGGAAAAGCAGCATTCAGACAAGATATGAAACAAATCCATGAAGATTTAAGAGCATTAAGAAAAGAATCACATGAAACAAGAAAAGCCATGAGAGAAGCGATGAAGGCGAAAGATACGAAACTTGTTTCTGAGAAAATAGAACAATCACTGGTAATCAATGAAAAAATCAATAATAAGCTAAAAGAAAAAGTAGCTAAGCTAGATGAGATCATTGCACAACATCAATAACATAAAAGTGCTGCAGCCGTAAATTAGACTGCAGCACTTCTATTTGATGAAAGCAAACTGTTGATAAAAGGTTGGAACGGAGATCAACCACTTTTCTAAAAGATTGAAGGTATTAGATCACTTTCCTAAAGAGTCTTCATTGACAAGTTGATTGGAGTGCAAGGTGAGAGACTCCTTCGGGAAAAGCGGGACAGGTGAGACAATTTTGGTGCAAAGCGCCAAGGTGGCTCACCGCACGCCCCGTGGAAAGCGAGCAACCTGGAACGGAAACCAATCACTTCTAAGAGCAACAATAGTTACGAAAACAGCCTATATAGTTAATGTGAAGGAACATAATCCGGATAATTTGTAATGATAGCATCTACATTTGCATCTATAAGGGGTTGTACTTCTTCTTGCTTTCGTACTGTCCATCCCATAACACCCATGCCCATATCATGAACTTTCTTCACGATTGGGGGGTTGATTAATCCTTGATACGGATTCACATATTCCGCATATGCTGAGATCTCTGCGAGTTTTTCATCTGTAAGGTCAGCGGAATTGCCAGTGAGAACTCCATCAGGTACAGCTGGCAGAAGCTCGTCCATTTTTTTAACAGCATCAAATTCAAAGGACTGGATGATAATCTGGCTGTTTTTCGGTAAATCCATTTGGCGTTCTTTTAATGCTTTGGCTACTTTTTGTTCGATATCAGGATAATAATAAGTTGCCTTCAATTCGATAAGTATTCCTGTTTTGCCCCGAAATTTATCAAGCACCTCTTCAAAGGTTGGCACTTTTTCACCAGCATATTTTGATGAAAAAGAACTCCCCGCATCCAGCTGGCGGATTTCTTGTAAAGTATGATCTTTTACATATCCCGTTCCGTTTGTTGTTCGATCTAAAGTAACATCATGAATAACAACAAGCTTTCCGTCTTTTGTTTCCTGAACATCAAGTTCAATATAATCAGCTTTCATATCTACACTTTTTTGAAAAGCTGCCATCGTATTTTCTGGAGCATAGCCCGAAGCACCACGATGAGCTACCGTTTCTACTTGGTTAGATGGTTCATAAGCAATACTTGGATTAGCAAATAAAGTTCCCATAATACCAACAGATAAGACCGAAGCAAAAGCTGCATTCTTGATGATCATCAAATCCATCCCCTTTTATTGGTTTGTGGTCATCCTGATTGCCTCATGCAAAC
Protein-coding sequences here:
- a CDS encoding glycerophosphodiester phosphodiesterase family protein, which gives rise to MIIKNAAFASVLSVGIMGTLFANPSIAYEPSNQVETVAHRGASGYAPENTMAAFQKSVDMKADYIELDVQETKDGKLVVIHDVTLDRTTNGTGYVKDHTLQEIRQLDAGSSFSSKYAGEKVPTFEEVLDKFRGKTGILIELKATYYYPDIEQKVAKALKERQMDLPKNSQIIIQSFEFDAVKKMDELLPAVPDGVLTGNSADLTDEKLAEISAYAEYVNPYQGLINPPIVKKVHDMGMGVMGWTVRKQEEVQPLIDANVDAIITNYPDYVPSH
- a CDS encoding Crp/Fnr family transcriptional regulator; this translates as MFLTKGETLFRQGEEGPLFRLEKGLLKIIRIHEDGSQVLLNLIVPGEVIPHHSLTSPKEYNGSAIALLPSEVEKIEPDHWYKSLDEDPKMYKEVAHLLENKLRMMQQRINQMSTLTPEGKVLKLQKWFSSYFPDVSVEKVLTQEEIGQFVGLRRETVNRVLKKMN